The DNA window TGTCGGGGAGCATCAGATCGAGGATGACGAGGGCGAGCCCCGCGAGTTCGTCGGGGGCCACGCGACGGCCTCGATTCCACCAGGTCGGCTCGTAGCCCGCACGCCGAAGCCGCTCGACGATCTGGGCGCCGAGCTCTTGGTCATCCTCGATGAGCAACACGCGCTCTGCCATGCAGTCCTTCGGCGATAGCCTGCCACGGAAGGTCCTACGAAGATCTTAAGGGGAGGTCCTTCGAGGCCGCCGGGCCCCTCCTTCCCAGAGGGGGGGGCTTTCTAGACCCCCGCACGGCCGATCTTCTGCGCACTGCGTCGTAGCGTGGTAGCGTCCCGCCTCCAGCCGAACGCCACCTCGTCACCGTCGCGCCGCTCGCATCTCGGCGACCCCCTCCCGATGTCGACTGGACGCTCGCCACCGGGGGGAGCGTTCGGGTGACATTTCGAGCAACCGGGACGGCAGCTCACAAACGGTATCGTGAACGCGGGGCGCCGTATCCTTGCAGGGGCTGCGTCACTGGGCTAGGAAGAGGCGTCTCACGAACGTCACTCGGCCCTCGACACGATGCTTTCTATCTCTCCTCGGACAGGGAGAGAGACCCTGGCTCGCTCGGATGTCTGGACGACGCAACGTGTGTCCTCGTGGAATCGTCTACGCAGGACGTCGGCCCTTCGAGCCACAGCGGCTTCATCGGATGGCAGGCTGATAGCGCAACAGTGCGCAATAGAAGCTGCGAAAGCAACGTGTCATGGCAAATCGTCTTTACGTCGGCAATCTCTCGTACTCGACCCGTCAGGAGACCCTCGAAGCGGCCTTCGCCGCCGTGGGTGAGGTGCGTGAGGTGGCGATGCCGACCGACCGTGAGACCGGGCAACCGCGTGGTTTTGCGTTCGTCACCATGGGCTCGGCCCAGGCCGCTGCGACCGCCATCGAGCAGCTCAACGGGATGATGCTCGACGGGCGCTCGCTCCGCGTGAATGAGGCGCAGGAGCGGCAGCCCGGCGGTGGTGGCGGTGGTGGCGGCCGTAGCTTCGGCGGTGGTGGCGGTGGTGGCGGCCGTGGCTTCGGCGGCGGTGGCGGTGGCGG is part of the Chondromyces crocatus genome and encodes:
- a CDS encoding RNA recognition motif domain-containing protein, translated to MANRLYVGNLSYSTRQETLEAAFAAVGEVREVAMPTDRETGQPRGFAFVTMGSAQAAATAIEQLNGMMLDGRSLRVNEAQERQPGGGGGGGGRSFGGGGGGGGRGFGGGGGGGGRGFGGGGGGGGRGRDRY